In Sphingopyxis sp. FD7, a single window of DNA contains:
- the holA gene encoding DNA polymerase III subunit delta produces MKSVKPADLERQTRLDPAVRLVLLTGPDEATMGAVANHLVGLAGKEAERLDLTNIQLAQDPSLLAAEAASMSLFSPARLIRLDLTGSGDDSLAAVEALLAADTAINPVIATGASVTAKSKLVKLVEGSSHAVAAICYQPDRRALVGIAMAAAQDQGLRLANAEAQLLVDLVSGDQALMRREIEKIALYLDAAADRQRQVTAADIAALGAATHEEDVSACINVALGGKVRELPDMLATAAAVGVAEIRIIRALAIRAMQLARLRAEVDGGAHPATVVSARSSGVFWKEQAAVTAQLHLWDSVRIARLMSRLLDCERALKASGTAGAVLFRKLMTDIAHQAARAR; encoded by the coding sequence ATGAAGAGCGTCAAGCCCGCCGATCTCGAACGCCAGACGCGCCTCGACCCCGCGGTGCGGCTTGTCCTCCTCACCGGTCCCGACGAAGCGACGATGGGCGCGGTCGCGAACCACCTCGTCGGCCTCGCGGGCAAGGAGGCCGAGCGGCTCGACCTGACGAATATACAGCTGGCACAAGACCCGTCGCTGCTCGCCGCCGAGGCGGCGTCGATGTCGCTATTCTCGCCTGCCCGCCTGATCCGCCTCGACCTCACCGGCAGCGGCGACGACAGCCTCGCGGCGGTCGAGGCGTTGCTCGCCGCCGACACCGCGATCAACCCGGTGATCGCGACCGGCGCGTCGGTTACCGCCAAGTCGAAACTGGTGAAGCTGGTCGAGGGATCGAGCCATGCGGTCGCCGCCATCTGTTACCAGCCCGACCGCCGCGCGCTCGTCGGCATCGCGATGGCGGCGGCGCAGGACCAGGGACTGCGCCTCGCCAATGCCGAGGCGCAATTGCTTGTCGATCTGGTGTCGGGCGACCAGGCGCTGATGCGCCGCGAGATCGAAAAGATTGCGCTCTATCTCGACGCGGCCGCCGACCGCCAGCGACAGGTGACCGCCGCCGACATCGCCGCGCTGGGCGCCGCGACGCACGAGGAGGATGTCAGCGCGTGCATCAACGTCGCGCTGGGCGGCAAGGTGCGCGAACTGCCCGACATGCTCGCCACCGCGGCCGCGGTCGGCGTCGCCGAAATCCGCATCATCCGCGCGCTCGCGATCCGCGCCATGCAACTTGCGCGGCTGCGCGCCGAGGTCGACGGCGGCGCGCATCCCGCGACCGTCGTGTCGGCGCGCAGCAGCGGCGTGTTCTGGAAAGAACAGGCGGCGGTGACGGCGCAGCTCCACCTCTGGGATTCGGTGCGCATCGCCCGCCTGATGAGCCGACTGCTCGACTGCGAGCGCGCGCTCAAAGCATCGGGCACCGCGGGCGCCGTGCTGTTCCGCAAGCTGATGACCGACATCGCGCACCAGGCCGCGCGCGCGCGGTAG
- a CDS encoding VOC family protein codes for MVDHPRSKGLSSAVTYRDPKAAFRWLEVAFGFEPAFVLLDEAGNLAHSEMSFGDSVVMVGNEWSDDHRSPVNLGGKNTQSVHVQLAAGDDIDAHCERARGAGAEIVADPETQFYGDRTYRAKDPEGHIWTFGVTVEVKSAAEWDAAGGFTTKTRLDN; via the coding sequence ATGGTCGACCATCCACGTTCCAAGGGGCTTTCGAGCGCCGTCACCTATCGCGATCCCAAGGCGGCGTTCCGCTGGCTGGAGGTGGCCTTCGGGTTCGAGCCCGCGTTCGTGCTGCTCGACGAAGCGGGCAACCTCGCGCATTCGGAAATGAGCTTCGGCGATTCGGTGGTCATGGTCGGCAATGAATGGTCCGACGACCATCGCAGCCCCGTCAATCTCGGCGGCAAGAACACGCAGTCGGTCCATGTCCAGCTTGCGGCGGGCGACGACATCGACGCGCATTGCGAGCGCGCGCGCGGCGCCGGGGCCGAGATTGTCGCGGACCCCGAAACGCAATTCTATGGCGACCGCACCTATCGCGCCAAGGATCCGGAGGGGCATATCTGGACCTTTGGCGTGACGGTCGAGGTCAAGAGCGCGGCCGAATGGGACGCCGCGGGCGGCTTCACCACCAAGACGCGGCTCGACAATTGA
- a CDS encoding ligase-associated DNA damage response DEXH box helicase codes for MRLPTPFADWFAARGWRLRRHQAEMLGAAARGEHALLVAPTGAGKTLAGFLPSLVDLAAHPSDRLHSLYVSPLKALAADVERNLLGPIADMGLAISVESRSGDTSSDKKARQRSRPPNILLTTPESLSLLISYPDSFTMFADLKTVVIDEIHAFAPGKRGDLLSLSLSRLQAIAPGLRRVGLSATIADPDLYRAWLAPDADADKVALVEGEAGADPDISILLPEGAVPWAGHSGRWAVHQVMAEVARNRTTIIFCNTRGLAELIFQELWKVNDFGLPIAIHHGSLDIEARQRAEQAMAEGRLRALVATSSLDLGLDWGDVDCVIQMGAPKGSSRLLQRIGRANHRLDEPSRALIVPGNRFEYLEARAALDAVAAGERDADRFRPGALDVLAQHVMALACAAPFREEALLAEIRGAAPYQWIDAEVFSRLLGFVRDGGYALKSYDRFRRLAPDGHGGWRISHPRLAAQHRLNAGIIVDAPTLDVRFRNGRRLGRVEEYFASTLVPGDTFAFAGLSLEVESIRDTDLIVRATTRPARIPSYMGARMALSTRLADRVRGFLADPASWSRFPDDVRFWLEMQQLRSALPRAGELLVESFPHEGLHYLVTYPFEGWNAHQSLGMLITKRMDRAGMQPMGFVASDYALAIWSLQPVTRPETLFDAEILSDEFVEWVENSHLLKRAFREVAVIGGLIERQHPGKRKTGKQVTFSTDLIFDVLRKYEPDHLLLEAAWADARERLTDVARLGDLLDRAAGTMRHVGLDRISPLAIPVLVLIGRESVAASDLDDALLGELADTLARTAMRAD; via the coding sequence ATGCGCCTTCCCACCCCCTTCGCCGACTGGTTCGCCGCGCGCGGGTGGCGGCTCAGGCGGCATCAGGCCGAAATGCTTGGCGCGGCGGCGCGCGGCGAGCACGCGCTGCTCGTCGCGCCGACCGGCGCGGGCAAGACGCTTGCGGGTTTCCTCCCCAGCCTCGTCGATCTCGCCGCGCATCCCTCCGACCGGCTGCACAGCCTCTATGTCTCGCCGCTCAAGGCGCTCGCGGCCGACGTCGAACGCAATCTTCTCGGCCCGATCGCCGACATGGGGCTGGCCATCAGCGTCGAAAGCCGCAGCGGCGATACCTCGTCCGACAAAAAGGCGCGCCAGCGCAGTCGGCCGCCGAACATCTTGCTGACCACCCCCGAATCGTTGTCGCTGCTGATCTCCTACCCCGACAGTTTCACGATGTTCGCCGACCTCAAGACGGTGGTGATCGACGAGATTCACGCTTTTGCGCCGGGCAAACGCGGCGACCTGCTGTCGCTCTCGCTGTCGCGGCTTCAGGCGATCGCCCCCGGCCTCCGCCGCGTCGGCCTGTCGGCGACGATCGCCGACCCCGACCTATATCGCGCCTGGCTCGCGCCCGATGCCGACGCGGACAAGGTCGCGCTGGTCGAGGGCGAGGCGGGCGCCGACCCCGACATTTCCATCCTGCTGCCCGAAGGCGCGGTGCCCTGGGCGGGGCATTCGGGGCGCTGGGCGGTGCATCAGGTGATGGCGGAGGTGGCGCGCAACCGCACGACGATCATCTTCTGCAACACGCGCGGCCTCGCCGAGCTGATCTTTCAGGAGCTGTGGAAGGTCAACGACTTCGGCCTGCCGATCGCGATCCACCACGGCAGCCTCGACATCGAGGCGCGCCAGCGCGCGGAGCAAGCGATGGCCGAAGGGCGGCTGCGCGCGCTCGTCGCGACCTCCAGCCTCGACCTCGGGCTCGACTGGGGCGACGTCGATTGCGTGATCCAGATGGGCGCGCCCAAGGGATCGTCGCGCCTGCTCCAGCGCATCGGCCGCGCCAACCATCGCCTCGACGAGCCGAGCCGCGCGCTGATCGTGCCGGGCAACCGCTTTGAATATCTCGAGGCGCGCGCGGCGCTCGATGCCGTGGCGGCCGGGGAGCGCGACGCCGACCGCTTCCGCCCCGGCGCGCTCGACGTGCTCGCGCAGCATGTGATGGCGCTCGCCTGCGCCGCACCGTTCCGCGAGGAGGCGCTGCTCGCCGAGATCCGCGGCGCCGCGCCCTATCAGTGGATCGACGCCGAAGTCTTTTCCCGCCTGCTCGGCTTTGTGCGCGACGGTGGCTATGCGCTCAAAAGCTATGATCGCTTCCGCCGCCTTGCGCCCGACGGGCACGGCGGCTGGCGCATTTCGCACCCGCGGCTCGCCGCGCAGCACCGGCTCAACGCGGGCATCATCGTCGATGCGCCGACGCTCGATGTGCGCTTCAGGAACGGCCGCCGCCTCGGCCGCGTAGAGGAATATTTTGCGAGCACGCTCGTCCCCGGCGACACCTTTGCCTTTGCGGGCTTGAGCCTCGAGGTCGAATCGATCCGCGACACCGACCTGATCGTCCGCGCGACGACGCGGCCCGCGCGCATTCCATCCTATATGGGCGCGCGCATGGCGCTTTCGACGCGGCTTGCCGACCGGGTGCGCGGCTTCCTTGCCGATCCCGCGAGCTGGTCGCGCTTTCCCGATGACGTGCGCTTCTGGCTGGAGATGCAGCAATTGCGGTCGGCGCTGCCGCGCGCAGGCGAACTGCTCGTCGAAAGCTTCCCGCACGAAGGGCTGCACTATCTCGTCACCTATCCCTTTGAAGGGTGGAATGCGCACCAGTCGCTCGGGATGCTCATCACCAAGCGGATGGACCGCGCGGGGATGCAGCCGATGGGCTTTGTCGCTTCCGACTATGCGCTGGCCATCTGGTCGCTCCAGCCGGTGACGCGCCCCGAAACGCTGTTCGACGCCGAAATCCTGTCGGACGAATTTGTCGAATGGGTCGAAAATTCGCATCTTTTGAAGCGCGCCTTTCGCGAGGTCGCGGTGATCGGCGGGCTGATCGAGCGCCAGCATCCCGGCAAGCGCAAGACGGGCAAGCAGGTCACTTTTTCGACCGACCTCATCTTCGATGTGCTCCGCAAATATGAACCCGACCATCTCCTGCTCGAAGCGGCGTGGGCCGACGCGCGCGAGCGGCTCACCGACGTCGCGCGGCTGGGCGATCTGCTCGACCGCGCGGCAGGAACGATGCGGCATGTCGGGCTCGATCGCATCAGCCCGCTCGCCATTCCCGTGCTCGTGCTCATCGGGCGCGAAAGCGTCGCGGCGTCCGACCTCGACGATGCGCTGCTCGGCGAGCTCGCCGACACGCTCGCCCGCACCGCGATGCGGGCGGATTGA
- the lptE gene encoding LPS assembly lipoprotein LptE, whose product MRSLLISALVAASLTIGGCGLRPLYANGGGGAVAQTLADVDVAPIAGHEGWLVRNALRDRLRPTQGGEGAGKRLRLDVRLEDSITGFGVRADDAVTRERRTLRARYQLVDAATGEVLLDATAAQDAGIDVVGSEYATIAAESTALERLASGIADQIVARLAVYANRGGGQPTDGAAPAGQ is encoded by the coding sequence ATGCGTAGCCTCCTCATCTCCGCCCTCGTTGCCGCCTCGCTGACCATTGGCGGCTGCGGCCTGCGTCCGCTTTACGCCAATGGCGGCGGCGGCGCGGTGGCGCAGACACTCGCCGACGTCGATGTCGCGCCGATCGCGGGGCATGAGGGCTGGCTCGTCCGCAACGCGCTGCGCGACCGGTTGCGCCCGACGCAGGGCGGCGAAGGCGCTGGCAAGCGGCTGCGGCTCGACGTGCGGCTCGAAGATTCGATCACGGGGTTCGGGGTGCGCGCCGACGATGCGGTGACGCGCGAGCGGCGGACGCTTCGCGCGCGCTATCAGCTTGTCGACGCCGCGACGGGCGAAGTGTTGCTCGACGCGACCGCCGCACAGGACGCGGGCATCGACGTCGTCGGCAGCGAATATGCGACGATCGCCGCCGAATCGACCGCGCTCGAACGGCTCGCCTCGGGCATCGCCGATCAGATCGTCGCGCGCCTCGCCGTCTATGCGAACCGCGGCGGCGGCCAGCCGACCGACGGCGCGGCCCCCGCCGGGCAATGA
- a CDS encoding glutaminase gives MTDDLRSHIDEAMTLAAAQLGKGRVADYIPALAKVDPNRLGFALALPDGSVHTSGDADEPFSIQSVSKVFTLALALRRIGGALWDSVGREPSGSAFNSIVQLESEAGIPRNPLINAGAIATTDRLIDGRDGDTVADEIVDFMRARAGDESVAIDLDVALSESETGARNRSLAHFMDAFGNLRHPVETVVGVYFRQCAIAMSCRQLARAGLFLAMAGRDPRTGEQLIDAHRARRINAIMMLCGHYDNSGEFAFRVGLPGKSGVGGGILCIAPGQGSIAVWSPGLNEAGTSLAGAAALEHFAYAAGWSVFD, from the coding sequence ATGACCGATGATCTTCGCAGCCATATCGACGAAGCGATGACGCTGGCGGCAGCGCAGCTCGGCAAGGGCCGCGTCGCCGACTATATTCCGGCGCTGGCTAAGGTCGATCCGAACCGGCTGGGTTTCGCGCTCGCGCTCCCCGACGGCAGCGTCCACACATCGGGCGACGCCGACGAGCCTTTTTCGATCCAGTCGGTGTCGAAGGTGTTTACGCTGGCGCTCGCGCTGCGCCGGATCGGCGGCGCCTTGTGGGACAGCGTCGGGCGCGAGCCGTCGGGCAGCGCGTTCAATTCGATCGTCCAGCTGGAAAGCGAGGCGGGCATCCCGCGCAATCCGTTGATCAACGCGGGGGCGATCGCGACGACCGACCGGCTGATCGACGGGCGCGACGGCGATACGGTCGCGGACGAGATCGTCGATTTCATGCGCGCGCGGGCGGGCGACGAAAGCGTCGCGATCGACCTCGATGTCGCCTTGTCCGAATCCGAAACCGGCGCGCGCAACCGCAGCCTCGCGCATTTCATGGATGCGTTCGGCAACCTTCGGCATCCGGTCGAAACCGTCGTCGGCGTCTATTTCCGGCAATGCGCGATCGCCATGTCGTGCCGCCAGCTCGCGCGCGCCGGGCTGTTCCTGGCGATGGCGGGGCGCGATCCGCGGACCGGCGAGCAGCTGATCGACGCGCACCGCGCGCGGCGCATCAACGCGATCATGATGCTGTGCGGTCATTATGACAATTCGGGCGAATTCGCCTTTCGCGTCGGCCTGCCCGGCAAGAGCGGCGTCGGCGGCGGCATCCTGTGCATCGCGCCGGGGCAGGGGTCGATCGCGGTATGGTCACCGGGGCTGAACGAGGCGGGAACCTCGCTCGCGGGCGCCGCGGCGCTCGAACATTTCGCCTATGCCGCGGGGTGGTCGGTGTTCGATTGA
- a CDS encoding SRPBCC domain-containing protein, with product MSAAVIVALRVAATPQAAFAAFTRDIGIWWQSHPLFQLSRRGDGTLRFDPAGPGGRLVTRFDDGREWEIGPVRHWLPGERLAFGWRLPSFREDQATEVDVRFEALGPETRVTVEHRGWDSIPQKHVARHGFELMLFQRRLGEHWRGLLKAMAARM from the coding sequence ATGAGCGCCGCGGTGATCGTCGCGCTGCGCGTCGCGGCGACTCCGCAAGCGGCCTTCGCGGCCTTCACCCGCGACATCGGCATCTGGTGGCAAAGCCATCCGCTGTTCCAGCTCAGCCGGCGTGGCGACGGGACGCTGCGCTTCGATCCCGCGGGACCGGGTGGCCGCCTCGTCACGCGCTTCGACGATGGCCGCGAGTGGGAAATCGGCCCGGTGCGCCACTGGCTGCCCGGCGAGCGGCTGGCGTTCGGCTGGCGCCTGCCAAGCTTTCGCGAGGATCAGGCAACCGAGGTCGACGTCCGCTTCGAGGCGCTCGGCCCCGAAACGCGCGTGACGGTCGAACATCGCGGCTGGGACAGCATCCCGCAGAAGCATGTCGCGCGCCACGGCTTTGAACTGATGCTGTTCCAGCGGCGGCTGGGTGAGCATTGGCGCGGGTTGCTGAAAGCGATGGCGGCGCGGATGTGA
- a CDS encoding DUF3576 domain-containing protein, with protein sequence MFQLSVPASPGRRAASLALIGLAALGLAACANNDRPRADLAASQVTTIGVNSYLWRASLDALSFMPLLQADSAGGVVITDWYANPSNPGERMKVTVSILDQDLRADALRVAASRQVSQGGTWVDAPVQAATVQKLEEIILTRARDLRRSAIRD encoded by the coding sequence ATGTTCCAGCTTTCCGTCCCCGCCAGCCCCGGCCGCCGCGCGGCTTCGCTTGCGCTGATCGGGCTTGCGGCGCTCGGCCTTGCGGCCTGTGCGAACAACGACCGTCCGCGCGCCGATCTTGCCGCCAGCCAGGTGACGACGATCGGCGTGAACAGCTATTTGTGGCGCGCCTCGCTCGACGCGCTGTCGTTCATGCCGCTGCTCCAGGCCGATTCGGCGGGCGGGGTCGTCATCACCGACTGGTATGCCAACCCGTCGAACCCCGGCGAGCGGATGAAGGTCACCGTGTCGATCCTCGACCAGGATCTGCGCGCCGACGCGCTGCGCGTCGCCGCCTCGCGTCAGGTGTCGCAGGGCGGCACCTGGGTCGATGCGCCGGTGCAGGCGGCGACGGTGCAGAAGCTCGAGGAAATCATCCTCACCCGCGCGCGCGACCTGCGCCGCTCGGCCATCCGGGATTAA
- a CDS encoding YggS family pyridoxal phosphate-dependent enzyme has translation MSDAADRLAEVQGHIADAARRAQRGAGDICLIAVSKTHGADAIRPLIAAGQRHFGENRVQEAAAKWPALRAETPGVVLHLIGQLQSNKADEAVALFDAIHSVDRSSLVRALGKACEKAGRQPQLFVQVNIGDEAQKGGCAVADLPALLAEAKDAGLAIAGLMAIPPATQEPAPFFALLDELAERHALPLRSMGMSGDYETAVMLGATHVRVGTALFGARG, from the coding sequence ATGAGCGACGCAGCAGACCGGCTGGCCGAGGTGCAGGGACATATCGCCGACGCGGCGCGGCGCGCGCAGCGTGGGGCGGGCGACATCTGCCTGATCGCGGTGTCAAAGACGCACGGCGCCGACGCCATCCGTCCGCTGATCGCCGCGGGCCAGCGCCATTTCGGCGAGAATCGCGTGCAGGAAGCCGCGGCGAAATGGCCTGCGCTGCGCGCCGAAACGCCCGGCGTCGTGCTCCACCTGATCGGCCAGCTGCAATCGAACAAGGCCGACGAAGCCGTGGCCCTGTTCGACGCGATCCATTCGGTCGATCGCTCCTCGCTCGTGCGGGCGCTGGGGAAGGCGTGCGAAAAGGCGGGGCGGCAACCGCAGCTGTTCGTCCAGGTCAATATCGGCGACGAGGCGCAGAAAGGCGGCTGTGCCGTCGCCGACCTCCCCGCGTTGCTCGCCGAAGCGAAGGATGCGGGGCTGGCGATAGCGGGCCTGATGGCGATCCCCCCCGCGACACAGGAACCCGCGCCCTTTTTCGCGCTGCTCGACGAACTTGCCGAGCGCCACGCCCTGCCGCTGCGTTCGATGGGGATGAGCGGCGATTATGAAACCGCGGTGATGCTGGGCGCGACGCACGTGCGCGTGGGCACCGCGCTGTTCGGCGCGCGCGGGTGA
- the leuS gene encoding leucine--tRNA ligase, whose translation MTRETRFGALAADARWQKAWEAANSFATTDGGDRPKAYILEMFPYPSGRIHMGHVRNYAMGDVLARFKRMTGHDVLHPMGWDAFGMPAENAAMEKGVHPGGWTRANIDAMRAQLKRLGLAIDWSRELATCEPDYYGQEQALFLDLHAAGLVYRKESYVNWDPVDMTVLANEQVIDGRGWRSGALVEKKKLSQWFLKITDFADELLEGLGSLDSWPDKVRLMQENWIGKSQGLEFSFKLAGGAPGFDVFTTRPDTLYGASFAAISPDHPLAERLAKDSPELAAFIAECRRQGTSAEQLETAEKLGFDTGLAVEHPLDPDWHLPVWVVNYVLMDYGTGAIFGCPAHDQRDLDFARKYALPVHRVIADGDETAQHFTGDEAYTGPGKLVNSHFLDGMSIDEAKAAVIARAEHEGWGKGTTVWRLRDWGVSRQRYWGTPIPFIHCPACGTVPVPKSQLPVKLPEDVDFSVPGNPLDRHPTWKHVQCPSCGGEAVRETDTLDTFVDSSWYFLRFASSPSDRPFDPDVIRRWLPVDQYIGGIEHAILHLLYARFWTRALNKLGMIDIQEPFASLFTQGMVTHETYSRPQGEGLPPLFFTPDEVERGADGATLIADGAPVEVGRVIKMSKSKKNVVDPDAILDQYGADAARWFMLSDSPPERDLPWSEAGIEGAWRFVQRLWRLFGETANVGDGGEDKSLARRLHQTIAGVAADIEALGFNKAVAKIHALANEIEKARPSATRAEACRTLILLVAPMMPHLAEEAWAALPEGQRTTTLVADAAWPAADPALLVDDEVTIAIQMAGKLRDTMTVAKGLDRQALEAAALARPRIVELLAGATPKKVIVVPDRLVNIVP comes from the coding sequence ATGACCCGCGAAACGCGCTTCGGCGCCCTCGCCGCCGACGCCCGCTGGCAAAAGGCGTGGGAGGCGGCGAACAGCTTTGCCACGACCGACGGCGGCGACAGGCCGAAAGCCTATATCCTGGAAATGTTCCCCTATCCGTCGGGGCGCATCCACATGGGCCATGTCCGCAATTACGCGATGGGCGACGTGCTCGCGCGGTTCAAGCGGATGACGGGGCACGATGTGCTGCATCCGATGGGCTGGGACGCCTTCGGCATGCCGGCCGAAAATGCCGCGATGGAAAAGGGCGTCCACCCCGGCGGCTGGACGCGCGCCAATATCGACGCGATGCGCGCGCAATTGAAGCGCCTCGGCCTCGCGATCGACTGGAGCCGCGAGCTGGCGACCTGCGAGCCCGATTATTATGGCCAGGAACAGGCGCTGTTCCTCGACCTCCATGCCGCGGGGCTCGTCTATCGCAAGGAAAGCTACGTCAACTGGGATCCCGTTGACATGACGGTGCTCGCCAACGAACAGGTCATCGACGGTCGCGGCTGGCGCTCGGGCGCGCTCGTCGAGAAGAAGAAATTGTCGCAGTGGTTTTTGAAGATCACCGACTTCGCCGACGAACTGCTCGAAGGCCTGGGCAGCCTCGACAGCTGGCCCGACAAGGTGCGGCTGATGCAGGAAAACTGGATCGGCAAGTCGCAAGGGCTGGAGTTCTCGTTCAAGCTGGCGGGCGGCGCGCCGGGTTTCGACGTGTTCACGACGCGCCCGGACACGCTTTATGGCGCGAGCTTCGCGGCGATCTCGCCCGACCATCCGCTCGCCGAAAGGCTGGCGAAGGATTCGCCCGAACTGGCGGCCTTCATCGCCGAATGCCGCCGTCAGGGCACATCGGCCGAGCAGCTCGAAACCGCCGAGAAGCTGGGCTTCGACACCGGCCTGGCGGTCGAGCATCCGCTCGACCCCGACTGGCACCTGCCCGTCTGGGTCGTCAATTATGTGCTGATGGACTATGGCACCGGCGCGATTTTCGGATGCCCGGCGCACGACCAGCGCGACCTGGATTTCGCGCGCAAATATGCGTTGCCGGTGCACCGCGTGATCGCCGACGGGGATGAGACCGCTCAGCATTTCACCGGCGACGAAGCCTATACCGGCCCGGGCAAGCTCGTGAACAGCCACTTCCTCGACGGGATGAGCATCGACGAAGCGAAGGCCGCGGTCATCGCGCGCGCCGAGCATGAGGGCTGGGGCAAGGGCACGACCGTGTGGCGGCTGCGCGACTGGGGTGTGTCGCGCCAGCGCTATTGGGGGACGCCGATCCCCTTCATCCATTGCCCGGCGTGCGGCACCGTTCCCGTGCCCAAGAGCCAGCTTCCGGTAAAGCTGCCCGAGGATGTCGATTTTTCGGTCCCCGGCAATCCGCTGGATCGCCATCCGACGTGGAAGCATGTCCAATGCCCGAGCTGCGGCGGCGAGGCGGTGCGCGAGACCGACACGCTCGATACCTTCGTCGATTCGAGCTGGTATTTCCTGCGCTTTGCATCGTCGCCGTCGGACCGGCCCTTTGACCCTGACGTCATCCGCCGCTGGCTGCCCGTCGACCAATATATCGGCGGCATCGAACATGCGATCCTCCACCTGCTCTACGCGCGCTTCTGGACGCGCGCGCTGAACAAGCTGGGAATGATCGACATCCAGGAGCCGTTCGCGAGCCTGTTCACGCAGGGCATGGTGACGCACGAAACCTATAGCCGGCCGCAGGGCGAGGGACTGCCGCCGCTCTTTTTCACGCCCGACGAAGTCGAGCGCGGCGCCGACGGAGCGACGCTGATCGCCGACGGCGCCCCGGTCGAGGTCGGCCGCGTCATCAAGATGTCGAAGTCGAAGAAGAATGTCGTCGATCCCGACGCCATTCTCGACCAATATGGCGCCGACGCCGCGCGCTGGTTCATGCTGTCCGACAGCCCGCCCGAGCGCGACCTGCCGTGGAGCGAGGCGGGGATCGAGGGCGCGTGGCGTTTCGTCCAGCGGCTGTGGCGGCTGTTCGGCGAGACCGCGAATGTCGGCGACGGCGGCGAAGACAAGAGCCTTGCCCGCAGGCTCCACCAGACGATCGCCGGAGTGGCCGCCGATATCGAGGCGCTGGGCTTCAACAAGGCGGTGGCGAAAATCCACGCGCTCGCCAACGAGATCGAAAAGGCCAGGCCTTCGGCGACACGCGCCGAGGCGTGCCGCACCCTGATCCTGCTCGTCGCGCCGATGATGCCGCACCTGGCCGAAGAGGCATGGGCGGCCTTGCCGGAGGGCCAGCGCACGACCACGCTGGTCGCCGACGCCGCATGGCCGGCCGCCGATCCGGCGCTGCTCGTCGACGACGAGGTGACGATCGCGATCCAGATGGCCGGCAAGCTGCGCGACACGATGACGGTGGCGAAGGGACTGGACAGGCAGGCCCTCGAAGCCGCCGCGCTCGCGCGCCCGCGCATCGTCGAACTGCTGGCAGGCGCGACGCCCAAGAAGGTGATTGTCGTTCCCGACCGTTTGGTGAATATCGTTCCCTGA
- a CDS encoding thiamine phosphate synthase: protein MRARHPLRPKVPGIWLFSDERARAGPLALAALLPPGSGIVLRHDRLPPRARWRLLRQLIRLGRTRGLTVLLAGTPAIARRWGADGVHLRQRDAHRARQAHALGLILTLPVHDAHEARRARRAGAHAAFVSPLHPTRSHPGAAALGRAAWLRLARLSGGQPVALGGMTTARARRLNRASRIGAGWAAIDAWEEKAAKRSSRLR from the coding sequence ATGCGCGCGCGCCACCCTCTACGGCCCAAAGTTCCGGGCATCTGGCTGTTCAGCGACGAGCGGGCGCGGGCCGGTCCGCTGGCGCTCGCGGCGCTGCTGCCGCCCGGAAGCGGGATCGTGCTGCGCCACGATCGCCTGCCGCCGCGCGCGCGCTGGCGGCTGCTGCGGCAGCTGATTCGCCTGGGCCGGACGCGCGGCCTGACCGTGCTGCTGGCCGGAACACCCGCAATCGCGCGGCGCTGGGGCGCCGATGGCGTTCATCTGCGCCAGCGCGACGCGCATCGGGCGCGCCAGGCTCACGCGCTCGGCCTGATCCTCACCCTGCCCGTCCATGACGCGCACGAGGCGCGGCGCGCGCGGCGCGCGGGAGCGCACGCCGCCTTCGTCTCGCCGCTCCATCCGACGCGCTCGCATCCCGGCGCGGCCGCACTGGGGCGCGCGGCGTGGCTGCGGCTCGCGCGGCTGTCGGGCGGCCAGCCGGTCGCGCTCGGCGGCATGACCACGGCGCGCGCGCGTCGGCTCAACCGCGCGAGTAGAATCGGCGCGGGCTGGGCGGCAATCGATGCGTGGGAGGAAAAGGCGGCCAAGAGATCTTCAAGGCTGCGTTGA
- a CDS encoding ArsR/SmtB family transcription factor → MSAALDRTLGALADPVRRRAIELLGQQPRSAGELARELGLAPPAMSRHLKALKEGGLVEDGHPAFDARVRIYSLKDGATAELRQWLAETEALWTRQLAAFKAHVEGDA, encoded by the coding sequence TTGAGCGCGGCGCTCGACCGGACGCTCGGCGCGCTCGCCGACCCGGTGCGGCGGCGCGCGATCGAACTGCTGGGACAGCAACCACGCAGCGCGGGCGAACTCGCGCGCGAGCTTGGTCTTGCGCCGCCCGCGATGAGCCGCCACCTGAAGGCGCTGAAGGAGGGCGGGCTGGTTGAGGATGGCCACCCCGCCTTCGACGCACGCGTGCGCATCTATTCGCTGAAGGACGGCGCGACGGCGGAGCTCAGGCAATGGCTTGCCGAAACCGAGGCGCTGTGGACGCGCCAGCTCGCCGCGTTCAAGGCCCATGTCGAGGGGGACGCATGA